In Niallia sp. FSL W8-0635, one genomic interval encodes:
- a CDS encoding ornithine--oxo-acid transaminase — MVQEFKSISLIEQTEKYGAKNYNPLPIVISEAEGVWITDPEGNKYMDMLSAYSALNQGHRHPKIIGALKRQADRVTLTSRAFHHDQLGPWYEKISTLTNKEMVLPMNTGAEAVETAIKAARRWAYDCKGVEKDRAELIVCEGNFHGRTMGAVSLSSDEEYKWGFGPLLPGIKIIPYGDINQLKKAITENTAAFIVEPIQGEAGIIIPPEGFMEAAYQLCKENNVLFIADEIQTGLSRTGKLFASEWYGIEPDMYILGKALGAGVFPISCVVANRDILGVFNPGSHGSTFGGNPMACAVSIAALDVIIDENLTDRSARLGHYFLQKLAEINNPIIKDIRGRGLFIGVELTVEARPYCEKLKEVGLLCKETHETVIRFAPPLTITKEELDWAIERIKQVLNVNNQ, encoded by the coding sequence ATGGTACAAGAATTTAAATCTATTTCACTAATAGAACAGACAGAGAAATATGGAGCAAAGAATTATAATCCATTACCAATAGTGATTTCCGAAGCAGAGGGTGTTTGGATTACTGATCCGGAAGGAAATAAATATATGGATATGTTAAGTGCATATTCTGCTTTAAATCAAGGTCATCGTCATCCGAAAATAATTGGAGCGTTAAAGAGACAGGCTGATCGTGTTACTTTAACATCAAGGGCTTTTCATCATGATCAATTAGGTCCTTGGTATGAAAAGATAAGTACCCTAACAAACAAAGAAATGGTTCTGCCGATGAATACTGGAGCAGAAGCGGTGGAAACTGCTATTAAAGCTGCAAGAAGATGGGCTTATGATTGTAAAGGAGTAGAAAAAGACAGGGCAGAACTAATTGTATGCGAGGGTAATTTTCATGGAAGAACAATGGGGGCAGTTTCGCTATCCTCTGATGAGGAGTATAAGTGGGGGTTTGGGCCACTGTTGCCTGGCATTAAGATTATTCCTTATGGAGATATTAATCAATTAAAAAAAGCCATTACAGAGAACACAGCGGCATTCATTGTAGAACCAATTCAAGGGGAGGCTGGTATTATCATTCCTCCAGAAGGTTTTATGGAAGCAGCATATCAATTATGTAAGGAAAACAATGTTCTCTTTATTGCCGATGAAATACAAACAGGTTTATCGAGAACAGGAAAATTATTTGCGAGTGAATGGTACGGGATTGAACCAGATATGTATATATTAGGTAAAGCGCTTGGAGCTGGTGTGTTTCCCATTTCCTGTGTAGTGGCAAATAGAGATATATTAGGAGTTTTTAATCCAGGTTCCCATGGATCCACATTTGGAGGGAATCCGATGGCATGTGCCGTATCCATTGCTGCTTTAGATGTAATTATAGATGAGAATTTAACCGATCGCTCTGCAAGATTAGGCCATTATTTTCTGCAAAAATTAGCTGAAATTAATAATCCGATTATTAAGGATATTAGAGGAAGAGGATTATTTATAGGAGTAGAATTAACGGTAGAAGCCAGACCTTATTGTGAAAAGCTAAAAGAAGTAGGTTTATTATGTAAAGAAACGCATGAAACAGTCATCCGTTTTGCACCTCCGTTAACGATTACAAAGGAAGAGTTGGATTGGGCTATTGAGCGAATTAAACAAGTATTAAATGTGAACAATCAATAA
- a CDS encoding iron-containing alcohol dehydrogenase → MENFVFYNPTKLIFGKGQLEQLKDQLASFGKKILLVYGGGSIKKNGLYDKVMTILNENGKEVFELSGVEPNPRLTTVQRGVDICKTEEIDFILAVGGGSVIDCTKAIAAGAKFDGNPWEFITKKAAPKAALPFGTVLTLAATGSEMNAGSVITNWETQEKVGWGSPFTFPVFSILDPENTYTVPKDQTIYGIVDMMSHVFEHYFHLEEHTELQDYMCESVLKTVIEFGPKLVNDLENYEYRAAILYCGTMALNGMLNMGYRGDWASHNIEHAVSAVYDIPHGGGLAILFPNWMKHNLSVKPERFKQLAVRVFGVDPEGKTAEEAGLEGIEKLRAFWNDLGAPSRLADYDIDDSKLDLMVEKAMTNGGFGNFKVLNDKDVLAIYKASL, encoded by the coding sequence TTGGAAAACTTTGTTTTTTATAATCCAACAAAACTTATTTTTGGTAAAGGTCAATTAGAACAACTAAAAGATCAATTAGCCTCGTTTGGAAAGAAAATCCTCTTAGTATACGGGGGAGGAAGTATTAAGAAAAATGGTCTATACGATAAAGTAATGACTATTCTTAACGAAAATGGCAAAGAAGTATTTGAATTATCAGGTGTAGAGCCAAATCCCCGATTAACAACTGTACAGCGTGGAGTTGATATCTGTAAAACAGAAGAAATCGATTTTATCTTAGCTGTTGGTGGAGGAAGTGTTATTGACTGTACTAAGGCAATTGCTGCAGGTGCAAAGTTTGATGGCAACCCATGGGAGTTTATTACGAAAAAAGCAGCTCCAAAAGCAGCTTTACCGTTTGGAACAGTTCTAACACTCGCTGCAACAGGATCAGAAATGAATGCAGGCTCTGTTATTACAAATTGGGAAACGCAAGAAAAAGTTGGCTGGGGAAGCCCATTTACATTCCCTGTGTTTTCAATTCTAGATCCGGAAAATACATATACAGTTCCTAAAGATCAAACGATTTATGGAATTGTAGATATGATGTCTCATGTCTTTGAACATTATTTCCACTTAGAAGAACATACAGAACTGCAAGATTATATGTGTGAATCTGTATTGAAGACGGTTATAGAGTTTGGTCCAAAGCTTGTTAATGACTTAGAAAACTATGAATATCGAGCTGCTATTTTATATTGTGGTACGATGGCTCTTAATGGAATGCTTAATATGGGATACCGTGGCGATTGGGCTTCACATAATATTGAGCATGCTGTTTCAGCGGTGTATGATATTCCTCATGGTGGAGGGCTTGCTATTTTATTCCCTAATTGGATGAAACATAATTTATCTGTAAAACCAGAACGCTTTAAACAATTAGCTGTTCGTGTATTTGGGGTAGATCCTGAAGGGAAAACAGCAGAGGAAGCTGGGCTTGAGGGAATTGAAAAGCTACGTGCATTTTGGAATGACTTAGGAGCTCCTTCTCGTTTGGCTGATTACGACATTGATGATAGTAAACTAGATTTAATGGTCGAAAAAGCAATGACAAACGGTGGATTTGGTAATTTTAAAGTGTTAAATGACAAGGATGTTTTAGCAATTTATAAAGCATCTCTATAA
- the yugI gene encoding S1 domain-containing post-transcriptional regulator GSP13 — MSDKIEVGSVITGKVTGIQPYGAFVSLDENTQGLVHISEVTHGYVKDINEFLKVGDEVNVKVLSIDENAGKIGLSIRATEEAPAQPEAAKAKKPRPKRQTAAAVVETENVQGFNTLKDKLQEWIEQSNRNDLIKK; from the coding sequence ATGTCAGATAAAATCGAAGTTGGAAGTGTTATTACAGGAAAGGTTACAGGTATTCAGCCTTACGGAGCGTTTGTTTCTTTAGATGAAAATACACAAGGTTTAGTTCATATCTCTGAAGTAACTCATGGTTATGTAAAAGATATTAACGAATTTTTAAAAGTTGGAGATGAAGTGAACGTTAAAGTTCTTTCTATCGACGAAAATGCTGGTAAAATTGGTCTTTCTATCCGTGCAACAGAAGAAGCACCTGCACAACCAGAAGCTGCTAAAGCAAAAAAACCTCGTCCAAAACGTCAAACAGCTGCTGCTGTAGTTGAAACAGAAAACGTACAAGGTTTCAATACATTAAAAGATAAATTACAAGAGTGGATTGAACAATCTAATCGTAATGATTTAATTAAAAAATAA